The following coding sequences are from one Mycolicibacterium aichiense window:
- a CDS encoding MBL fold metallo-hydrolase encodes MSGIERVVTHGTFELDGGSWEVDNNIWIVGDSSEVIVIDAAHDAKAIEDAVGNRHVVAVVCTHGHNDHITVAPQLSADLDAPILLNPADDMLWRMTHGDKQFGTLEDGQVLKADGIELHAIATPGHSPGSTCLYAPALGAVFSGDTLFQGGPGATGRSFSDFPTILGSIKDKLGKLPADTVVYTGHGDTTRIGDELVNYDDWVKNGS; translated from the coding sequence GTGAGCGGCATCGAGCGGGTGGTCACCCACGGCACCTTCGAACTCGACGGCGGCAGCTGGGAAGTCGACAACAACATCTGGATCGTCGGTGACTCCTCCGAGGTGATCGTCATCGACGCCGCCCACGACGCCAAGGCCATCGAAGACGCCGTCGGCAACCGTCATGTCGTCGCGGTGGTGTGCACCCACGGCCACAACGACCACATCACCGTCGCACCGCAGCTGTCGGCCGACCTCGACGCACCGATTCTGCTGAATCCGGCCGACGACATGTTGTGGCGGATGACGCACGGCGACAAGCAGTTCGGCACTCTCGAGGACGGCCAGGTACTCAAGGCCGACGGCATCGAGCTGCACGCCATCGCGACCCCGGGACACTCCCCCGGCTCCACCTGCCTCTACGCCCCGGCTCTGGGCGCGGTGTTCTCCGGCGACACCCTCTTCCAAGGCGGTCCCGGGGCGACCGGTCGCTCGTTCTCCGACTTCCCGACCATCCTCGGATCGATCAAGGACAAGCTCGGCAAGCTGCCCGCCGACACCGTCGTCTACACCGGCCACGGCGACACCACGCGGATCGGCGACGAGCTGGTGAACTACGACGACTGGGTCAAGAACGGCTCCTAG
- a CDS encoding zinc-binding dehydrogenase, producing MKAVSCVHGNLSVIDLPAPEPSDGQLVLNVASCGICGSDLHAKDHADEVSRNTEEMGYHHFMRSDTPVVMGHEFAGEVAERGRKTPKAFKAGTRVVSFPLVRAHGGVHLTGLSPLAPGGYAEQVLVQAAMTFTVPNGLSLDIASLTEPMAVALHAVRRSEIKKRDTAIVIGCGPVGLGIICQLKTLGVSTIVASDFSAGRRELAARCGAHVVVDPRVESPYEKAGSVGLSDATALYEMGMSAMEKLRKLPAWQHVYRVADAFGAAGPKRPVVFECVGVPGVLDGIIGAAPLNSRVVVAGVCMGTDQLRPSMANAKEIDLRFVFAYTPLEFRDTLHMLADGKLDASALVTGKVGLGGVAAAFDALGDPEVHAKILVDPRSAVTAP from the coding sequence GTGAAGGCTGTCAGCTGTGTGCACGGAAATCTGTCGGTGATCGACCTGCCCGCGCCGGAACCGTCCGACGGCCAACTGGTGCTCAACGTCGCCAGCTGTGGCATCTGCGGGTCGGATCTGCACGCCAAGGACCATGCCGACGAGGTGAGTCGCAATACCGAGGAGATGGGCTACCACCACTTCATGCGCAGCGACACCCCGGTGGTGATGGGCCACGAGTTCGCCGGGGAGGTCGCCGAGCGCGGCCGCAAGACGCCGAAGGCGTTCAAGGCCGGAACGCGAGTGGTGTCCTTCCCGCTGGTCCGCGCCCATGGCGGCGTGCACTTGACCGGGCTGTCGCCGCTCGCGCCCGGCGGGTACGCCGAGCAGGTTCTGGTGCAGGCGGCGATGACGTTCACGGTGCCCAACGGGCTGTCCCTGGACATCGCGTCGCTCACCGAGCCGATGGCGGTCGCACTGCACGCGGTTCGCCGAAGCGAGATCAAGAAGCGCGACACCGCCATCGTGATCGGTTGTGGGCCGGTCGGTTTGGGTATCATCTGTCAGCTCAAGACGCTGGGGGTGAGCACCATCGTCGCCAGCGACTTCTCGGCGGGCCGCCGGGAGCTGGCGGCCCGCTGCGGTGCGCACGTCGTGGTCGACCCGAGGGTGGAATCACCGTACGAGAAGGCCGGATCTGTTGGCCTGAGCGATGCCACCGCGCTCTACGAGATGGGCATGAGCGCCATGGAGAAGCTGCGGAAGCTACCGGCATGGCAACACGTGTACCGCGTTGCCGATGCTTTCGGCGCGGCCGGGCCCAAGCGGCCGGTGGTCTTTGAGTGTGTTGGTGTGCCCGGTGTGCTCGACGGGATCATCGGCGCGGCACCGTTGAATTCGCGGGTGGTGGTGGCCGGGGTGTGCATGGGCACCGACCAGTTGCGGCCGTCGATGGCCAACGCCAAAGAAATCGACCTGAGATTCGTATTCGCCTACACGCCACTGGAATTCCGCGACACCCTGCACATGCTGGCCGACGGCAAGCTCGACGCGTCCGCTCTGGTCACCGGCAAGGTCGGGCTGGGCGGCGTCGCGGCGGCCTTCGACGCGCTGGGCGACCCGGAGGTGCACGCGAAGATCCTCGTCGATCCCCGCAGCGCCGTGACGGCTCCCTAG
- a CDS encoding dihydrodipicolinate reductase codes for MAKRVVIWGTGFVGRMVIPEVLDHPDFELVGVGVSNPAKVGVDVGEICGIPTVGIAATDDVDALIALKPDALVHYGPTAAQADANIDLIGRFLTAGIDVCSTAMTPWVWPKMHLNPPNWIDPITRACEAGQSSCFTTGIDPGFANDLFPMTLMGLTSQVRLVRASELLDYTNYEGDYEFEMGIGREPEFKPLLQNSDILVFAWGATVPMIAYAAGIELDEITTTWDKWVTPTERKTVKGVIPAGHVAAVRFTINGVYKGETRIQLEHVNRIGQDAAPDWPSGTQDDVYRVDIQGTPSIFQETAFRFTDGSGRDAATAGCLSTGLRALNAVPAVNDLPPGWVTPLDLPLIPGRGTIR; via the coding sequence ATGGCCAAGCGCGTGGTGATCTGGGGTACGGGTTTCGTCGGTCGGATGGTCATTCCGGAAGTGCTGGACCATCCCGACTTCGAACTGGTCGGCGTGGGTGTCAGCAACCCGGCGAAGGTGGGCGTCGACGTCGGGGAGATCTGCGGCATCCCCACCGTGGGCATCGCGGCCACCGACGACGTCGACGCGCTGATCGCACTCAAGCCGGATGCGCTGGTGCACTATGGCCCGACCGCGGCGCAGGCCGATGCCAACATCGATCTGATCGGACGCTTCCTGACCGCAGGCATCGACGTCTGTTCGACCGCGATGACCCCGTGGGTGTGGCCGAAGATGCACCTGAACCCGCCCAACTGGATCGACCCCATCACCCGGGCCTGTGAGGCTGGCCAGTCGTCGTGCTTCACCACAGGCATCGACCCCGGCTTCGCCAACGATCTGTTCCCGATGACTCTGATGGGCCTGACTTCGCAAGTTCGCCTGGTCCGCGCTTCTGAGCTGTTGGACTACACCAACTACGAGGGCGACTACGAGTTCGAGATGGGCATCGGCCGCGAACCCGAGTTCAAGCCGCTGCTGCAGAACTCCGACATCCTGGTGTTCGCCTGGGGTGCGACGGTGCCGATGATCGCCTACGCGGCCGGCATCGAGCTCGACGAGATCACCACCACCTGGGACAAGTGGGTGACCCCCACCGAGCGCAAGACCGTCAAGGGCGTCATCCCGGCCGGCCACGTCGCCGCGGTCCGCTTCACGATCAACGGCGTCTACAAGGGCGAGACACGGATCCAGCTCGAGCACGTCAACCGCATCGGCCAGGATGCCGCCCCGGATTGGCCGTCGGGCACCCAGGACGACGTCTACCGCGTCGACATCCAGGGCACTCCCAGCATCTTCCAGGAGACTGCGTTCAGGTTCACCGACGGTTCCGGGCGCGACGCCGCGACCGCGGGCTGCCTGTCCACCGGGCTGCGCGCACTCAACGCCGTACCGGCCGTCAATGACCTGCCCCCGGGCTGGGTCACCCCGCTGGACCTGCCCCTGATTCCGGGCCGCGGCACCATTCGCTGA
- a CDS encoding serine hydrolase domain-containing protein has translation MATPLDSIADWPISAASAAVVGATGVLAEYGDVTHQFRLASVTKPLAARAAQVAIEEGVVELDTPAGPPGSTVRHLLSHASGLAMHSAELMAEPGKRRVYSNYGFQVLAETIEQNSGIEFGRYLAEAVFEPLGMAASRLDGGAAAAGYGGVSTVADLQAFAADLLTPTTVSAQLHEQAISVQFPGLTGVLPGFGVQRPNDWGLGFEIRDNKSPHWTGFANSPRTFGHFGQTGTFIWVEPDLALSLVVLTDRDFDEWAKPVWRALSDEVLREYAPH, from the coding sequence ATGGCGACGCCACTCGACTCGATTGCTGACTGGCCGATTTCGGCCGCCTCCGCCGCCGTGGTGGGCGCGACCGGGGTGCTTGCCGAGTATGGCGACGTCACTCACCAATTCCGGCTGGCATCGGTGACCAAGCCGCTCGCGGCGCGCGCTGCGCAGGTGGCGATCGAAGAGGGCGTGGTGGAGCTGGATACTCCCGCGGGTCCGCCCGGCAGCACGGTCCGACATCTGTTGTCGCACGCCTCGGGGCTGGCGATGCATTCGGCGGAGCTGATGGCCGAACCCGGCAAACGCCGGGTGTACTCGAACTACGGCTTCCAGGTGCTCGCCGAGACGATCGAACAGAACTCAGGGATCGAGTTCGGCCGGTATCTGGCCGAGGCGGTCTTCGAACCGCTCGGCATGGCGGCGTCGCGGCTGGACGGTGGCGCGGCGGCAGCCGGTTACGGCGGGGTGTCGACGGTGGCTGACCTCCAGGCGTTCGCGGCGGATCTGCTGACTCCGACGACAGTGTCGGCTCAGCTGCACGAGCAGGCGATCAGCGTGCAGTTTCCGGGCCTGACCGGGGTGTTGCCCGGGTTCGGGGTGCAGCGGCCCAACGACTGGGGCCTGGGTTTCGAGATCCGGGACAACAAGTCACCGCATTGGACCGGCTTTGCGAACTCGCCGCGGACGTTCGGCCACTTCGGCCAGACGGGCACCTTCATCTGGGTGGAGCCGGACCTGGCGTTGTCGCTGGTAGTGCTCACGGATCGGGATTTCGACGAGTGGGCCAAACCGGTCTGGCGGGCGCTCTCTGATGAAGTTCTGAGAGAGTACGCACCCCACTAG
- a CDS encoding MarR family winged helix-turn-helix transcriptional regulator, translating to MAEALHPSQMRTYFALTEAASLLQYAVQQQLQAEGGLSYVQFEILAKLVDAGRPLTMTELADGVVYSRSGLTHQAGVLQADGLIARAPSTADQRATVVTITKAGRRRLEKVLPGHIDVVRGLLFETLSAQDVRTLGNLMTRVRDHMREQPPRSAAPRKSRGSAH from the coding sequence ATGGCCGAGGCCCTTCACCCGTCGCAGATGCGCACTTACTTCGCCCTCACCGAGGCGGCGAGCCTGCTGCAGTACGCCGTCCAGCAGCAGCTGCAGGCCGAGGGCGGATTGAGCTACGTCCAGTTCGAGATCCTGGCCAAGCTCGTCGACGCCGGCCGGCCGCTGACGATGACCGAACTGGCTGATGGCGTGGTCTACAGCCGCAGCGGGCTGACCCATCAGGCCGGCGTTCTGCAGGCCGACGGGCTGATCGCCCGTGCGCCCAGCACCGCCGATCAGCGCGCGACCGTCGTGACCATCACCAAGGCGGGCCGCCGCCGCCTCGAGAAGGTCCTTCCCGGCCACATCGACGTCGTGCGCGGACTGCTGTTCGAGACCCTGTCGGCACAGGACGTCCGCACCCTGGGCAACCTCATGACGCGCGTCCGCGACCACATGCGCGAGCAGCCGCCCCGATCCGCCGCGCCGCGTAAGAGCCGCGGGTCCGCGCACTGA
- a CDS encoding S-(hydroxymethyl)mycothiol dehydrogenase, whose protein sequence is MSQTVRGVISRSKKQPVELVDIVIPDPGPGEVVVDVIACGVCHTDLTYREGGINDEYPFLLGHEAAGTVEAIGEGVTNVEPGDFVILNWRAVCGQCRACKRGRPWYCFNTHNAAQKMTLTDGTELTPALGIGAFADKTLVHEGQCTKVDPEADPAVAGLLGCGVMAGLGAAVNTGNVGRDDTVAVIGCGGVGDAAIAGAALVGAKKIIAVDTDNKKLEWAREFGATHTINAKELDPVETIQDLTDGFGADVVIDAVGRPETWKQAFYARDLAGTVVLVGVPTPDMTLEMPLVDFFSRGGSLKSSWYGDCLPERDFPTLISLYREGRLPLDKFVSERIGLDAIEDAFHKMHAGEVLRSVVIL, encoded by the coding sequence ATGAGTCAGACAGTGCGCGGGGTGATCTCCCGGTCGAAGAAGCAGCCCGTCGAGTTGGTGGACATCGTCATCCCCGACCCGGGCCCCGGCGAGGTGGTCGTCGATGTCATCGCCTGCGGCGTCTGCCACACCGATCTGACGTACCGCGAGGGTGGCATCAACGACGAGTACCCCTTCCTGCTCGGCCACGAAGCCGCCGGCACCGTCGAAGCGATCGGTGAAGGCGTGACCAATGTCGAGCCCGGCGACTTCGTCATCCTGAACTGGCGCGCGGTGTGCGGGCAGTGCCGCGCCTGCAAGCGCGGCCGCCCCTGGTACTGCTTCAACACCCACAACGCCGCCCAGAAGATGACGCTGACCGACGGCACCGAGCTGACGCCCGCGCTCGGAATCGGCGCCTTCGCCGACAAGACGCTGGTCCACGAAGGACAGTGCACCAAAGTCGATCCCGAGGCCGACCCCGCGGTGGCCGGCCTGCTTGGCTGCGGGGTGATGGCCGGCCTCGGCGCCGCGGTGAACACCGGCAACGTCGGCCGGGACGACACCGTGGCGGTCATCGGCTGCGGCGGCGTGGGTGACGCTGCGATCGCAGGCGCCGCTCTGGTCGGCGCAAAGAAGATCATCGCCGTCGACACCGACAACAAGAAGCTGGAGTGGGCCCGCGAATTCGGCGCCACCCACACCATCAACGCCAAAGAACTCGACCCGGTGGAGACCATCCAGGACCTGACCGACGGCTTCGGCGCCGACGTGGTGATCGACGCCGTGGGGCGCCCGGAAACCTGGAAGCAGGCCTTCTACGCCCGCGATCTCGCGGGAACCGTTGTGCTGGTGGGTGTTCCGACCCCCGACATGACACTCGAGATGCCGCTGGTGGACTTCTTCTCCCGGGGCGGATCACTCAAGTCCTCCTGGTACGGCGACTGCCTGCCCGAACGGGACTTCCCCACCCTGATCAGCCTCTACCGCGAAGGCCGCCTGCCGCTGGACAAATTCGTCTCCGAACGCATCGGCCTCGATGCCATCGAAGACGCCTTCCACAAGATGCACGCCGGCGAAGTCCTGCGTTCGGTGGTGATCCTGTGA
- a CDS encoding SAM-dependent methyltransferase: MRESSIVVRPQPMGSHTYTESSRLQAAGLRTATARFEAAARIVAIPRAPQPIAIVDYGAATGYNSLLPIGAAIGAIRKRTRSDHAILVAHTDVPGNDFTTLFSTLADDQDSYLKKDSATYASVVGRSFYSQILPSDSIALGWSSWAIHWLRRVPVPIPDHVEISYSADQEARRAYARQAAEDWRDFVAFRGRELAPGGRLLVLTVGLKPDGTSGFEAAFDAIMTALHQFVRDGLITAEEMRRMSIPSTGRDEKDFRAPFHPSGRFEGLSIEDVELFDGEDRFWSQFQSDKDADAFGANWADFLRGSMFPTLAAAVDAEAGASRDRRSTRRRDFVDQLHAALAAQLAAAPARMSIPLGLVVLEKRRRAA, from the coding sequence GTGCGCGAATCGAGCATCGTGGTACGCCCACAGCCGATGGGCAGCCACACCTACACCGAGTCATCTCGCCTGCAGGCCGCCGGATTACGCACCGCGACAGCACGTTTCGAGGCCGCCGCGCGCATCGTCGCTATCCCGCGGGCGCCGCAACCCATCGCCATCGTCGACTACGGGGCGGCAACGGGGTACAACTCTTTGCTTCCGATCGGCGCGGCGATCGGCGCCATCCGCAAGCGCACCCGCTCCGATCACGCGATCCTGGTGGCCCACACCGACGTGCCAGGAAACGACTTCACCACGTTGTTCAGCACCCTGGCCGACGACCAGGACAGCTATCTGAAGAAGGACTCGGCCACCTATGCCTCGGTGGTGGGCCGCTCGTTCTACAGCCAGATCCTGCCGTCGGACAGCATCGCGCTGGGCTGGAGTTCCTGGGCGATCCATTGGCTGCGCCGAGTGCCGGTCCCCATCCCCGATCACGTCGAGATCTCCTACAGCGCCGACCAAGAGGCCCGTCGCGCCTACGCCCGCCAAGCCGCCGAGGACTGGCGCGATTTCGTCGCCTTCCGCGGTCGCGAACTGGCGCCCGGCGGTCGGCTGCTGGTGCTGACCGTCGGCCTGAAGCCCGATGGCACTTCGGGATTCGAGGCCGCCTTCGACGCCATCATGACCGCCCTGCACCAGTTCGTCCGTGACGGCCTGATCACCGCCGAGGAAATGCGGCGCATGTCGATCCCGTCGACGGGCCGCGACGAGAAGGACTTTCGGGCGCCCTTCCACCCGTCCGGCCGATTCGAGGGTCTCTCGATCGAGGACGTGGAGCTGTTCGACGGCGAGGATCGGTTCTGGTCGCAATTCCAGAGCGACAAGGACGCCGATGCCTTCGGCGCGAATTGGGCTGACTTCCTTCGCGGTTCGATGTTTCCGACGCTCGCCGCCGCGGTGGACGCCGAGGCCGGGGCGAGTCGCGACCGGCGCAGTACCCGGCGGCGCGACTTCGTCGACCAGTTACACGCCGCCCTGGCTGCTCAGCTGGCGGCCGCACCGGCGCGGATGTCCATCCCGCTGGGGCTGGTCGTGCTGGAGAAGCGGCGTCGCGCAGCCTAG
- a CDS encoding SHOCT domain-containing protein, whose amino-acid sequence MAGTKTVSRILMTSGILMMVVGAVGFFVVMMLNAFVLDEFDAYGEVPIPGSGHVQLPAGQAQISFHTSVTGSPSSGFPLPTLRVNIVPPDGVADPVLTEDHGTLTTVNSDTHIRIWTAEIPAAGTYQIRTDGQVNGYINPRLAFGKESGSGYLPWVFAGVFGLGVVDLIVSLFLRRRRVADQPFAFVAGPSPEPFIPTSHYTPSDQGVRLEQLKTLAALRDSGALTQAEFDAEKRRILGE is encoded by the coding sequence ATGGCCGGCACCAAGACTGTGTCCCGCATCCTGATGACCTCGGGGATCCTGATGATGGTGGTCGGCGCTGTCGGCTTCTTCGTCGTGATGATGCTCAACGCCTTCGTGCTCGACGAATTCGATGCCTACGGTGAGGTGCCCATCCCGGGTTCGGGTCACGTGCAGCTGCCGGCCGGGCAGGCGCAGATCAGCTTTCACACCTCGGTGACCGGTTCGCCGTCGAGCGGATTCCCGCTGCCCACCCTGCGAGTGAACATCGTGCCGCCGGACGGCGTTGCCGACCCGGTGCTGACCGAAGATCACGGCACGTTGACGACGGTCAACAGCGACACCCACATCCGGATCTGGACCGCCGAGATTCCCGCCGCGGGTACCTACCAGATCCGCACCGACGGCCAGGTGAACGGCTACATCAACCCGCGGCTGGCCTTCGGCAAGGAAAGCGGCTCCGGCTACCTGCCGTGGGTCTTCGCCGGCGTGTTCGGGCTGGGCGTGGTGGACCTGATCGTGTCGCTGTTCCTGCGTCGACGGCGGGTCGCCGATCAGCCGTTCGCTTTCGTCGCCGGGCCGTCGCCGGAACCCTTCATCCCGACTTCTCACTACACGCCGTCAGATCAGGGAGTTCGGCTCGAGCAGCTGAAAACGCTCGCGGCACTGCGGGATTCCGGTGCGCTGACCCAAGCCGAGTTCGATGCGGAGAAGCGCCGGATACTCGGCGAGTAG
- a CDS encoding DUF1049 domain-containing protein, with amino-acid sequence MSREDDGKPAGGVVRRFALRYWLAIILVVLAAVFIAQNRDRQRVHVLWITVESPMWLLLTAMAVVGLVVGLLLHRRRRN; translated from the coding sequence ATGTCCAGGGAGGACGACGGTAAGCCCGCCGGCGGTGTGGTGCGGCGTTTCGCTCTGCGCTACTGGCTGGCCATCATCCTGGTGGTCCTGGCGGCAGTCTTCATCGCCCAGAATCGCGACCGCCAACGGGTGCACGTCCTGTGGATCACCGTCGAATCGCCGATGTGGCTGTTGCTGACCGCGATGGCGGTGGTGGGTCTTGTGGTCGGACTGCTGTTGCACCGCCGCCGCAGGAACTGA
- a CDS encoding tetratricopeptide repeat protein codes for MLTAIRQTRSDLLVTARAAYRGGDFETSYAGFSRAGAIGPLTLDDLDAMATSAGRLGHGREAMRMGELVFLRLVRTDPNAAAGKAVELGAAWLSSGEVTIGQAWIRRARGLLAGAPETALSSRLAHLEAVLAAVGDEADLAAERSAVLREMTLEPAPAVVGHAYHRLGDIRRRRGDVDGAFGAYARALESGVVPQPGEALLRCALGDVDTARAQVRAAIATADVQELPRLLRGAIEIALAAGEVDEAEDYLRELGSVDGDDTVLRGAVLVRRGRYREALTVLRAALREPRVRASAAARAEVHEWIERAYTGLLTASA; via the coding sequence TTGCTTACCGCGATCCGTCAAACCAGGTCCGACCTGCTGGTCACCGCTCGCGCCGCGTACCGCGGCGGCGATTTCGAGACCAGTTATGCGGGCTTCTCCCGGGCTGGTGCCATCGGTCCGCTGACCCTGGACGATCTCGATGCGATGGCGACATCGGCCGGGCGGCTCGGGCACGGCCGCGAGGCGATGCGGATGGGCGAACTCGTCTTCCTACGGCTGGTGCGGACCGACCCGAATGCCGCGGCGGGCAAGGCGGTCGAACTCGGCGCGGCGTGGCTGTCGAGCGGTGAGGTGACCATCGGTCAGGCATGGATCCGCCGGGCGCGCGGACTGCTGGCCGGAGCGCCGGAGACTGCCCTGTCTTCCCGGCTGGCTCATCTGGAAGCCGTGCTGGCGGCGGTCGGCGACGAGGCCGATCTTGCCGCCGAACGGTCGGCGGTGCTGCGGGAGATGACACTGGAGCCCGCGCCCGCGGTCGTCGGGCACGCGTATCACCGCCTCGGCGACATTCGCCGCCGCCGTGGTGACGTGGACGGGGCGTTCGGGGCGTACGCCCGAGCACTCGAATCCGGTGTCGTGCCCCAGCCTGGAGAAGCGCTATTGCGCTGTGCGCTGGGCGATGTGGACACCGCACGAGCACAGGTGCGGGCGGCGATCGCAACGGCTGACGTGCAGGAGTTGCCTCGGCTGCTGCGCGGCGCCATCGAAATTGCTTTGGCTGCAGGCGAAGTGGATGAGGCCGAGGATTATTTGCGTGAGCTGGGGTCTGTCGACGGCGACGACACGGTGTTGCGCGGGGCGGTGCTGGTGCGCCGCGGCCGGTATCGCGAGGCGCTGACGGTGTTGCGGGCCGCTCTGCGAGAGCCGCGGGTGCGGGCGTCGGCGGCGGCGCGGGCCGAGGTCCACGAGTGGATCGAGCGGGCCTACACCGGCCTGCTGACCGCATCCGCGTAG
- a CDS encoding Hsp70 family protein, with the protein MTDPTRPAVGLSVGATTLAAVTPDNAVTGPAVVTLPSGAVITDFVDRVGDPVGIVAPDGSTHHAETLLADALRSLAYAATSGRPLPPTAAITYPAHWRPAAVDALRRAIRQVPEWSAEEPLFIPDTAAALTALAANPGLPTRGVIALCDFGGTGTSITLVDGATSAPIAPTVRHLDFSGDLIDQGLLAHVIAELSAGGTLDVTGTSAIGSLTKLRAQCRAAKERLSTVTVTALPTELPNFRGDVRLTRTELDGAMGHALNDFVAVLQDTLARNGVRPSHLAAVASTGGGAAIPVITTSLSEHLRVPVITTARPALTGAIGGALRAARGPADDSATALAPAAPVVPVAPFEPAPGPATGAALAWSEAPDVPDLESAVEPMPQAVDRPLLDFEPDPEPEGAAAATPAWYRRPMPVVAAALLVILMAGAGTAVALSADSSPDPVTPTPSVTTTPQAAPAPAAPTGDPTSAPVQDQVVQQAPAPQTVVQAPAPVTQTQVVQAPPPPPVTTEAPPPPPVTETQTTTVVTTEVSTPPPVTQTETQTVAPPTQQPQQPRFIPTIPPIPTIPGLPQIFVQPPG; encoded by the coding sequence ATGACAGACCCAACAAGGCCGGCGGTCGGACTGTCGGTCGGCGCTACCACACTGGCCGCTGTCACCCCGGATAACGCCGTCACCGGCCCTGCCGTCGTGACGCTGCCCAGCGGCGCTGTGATCACCGACTTCGTCGACCGCGTCGGCGACCCGGTCGGCATCGTGGCGCCCGACGGCTCGACGCATCATGCAGAGACTTTGCTGGCCGATGCGCTGAGGTCGCTGGCCTACGCCGCGACGAGTGGCCGGCCCCTGCCGCCGACCGCTGCGATCACCTACCCCGCGCACTGGCGGCCGGCCGCGGTGGACGCCCTGCGGCGTGCGATCCGGCAGGTCCCCGAATGGTCGGCCGAGGAGCCGCTGTTCATCCCCGACACCGCTGCCGCGCTGACCGCGCTCGCCGCCAATCCCGGGTTGCCGACCCGCGGTGTGATCGCGCTGTGCGATTTCGGCGGCACCGGCACGTCGATCACCCTCGTCGACGGCGCCACCTCTGCGCCGATCGCACCGACCGTGCGGCACCTCGACTTCTCCGGCGACCTGATCGACCAGGGCCTGCTGGCGCACGTGATCGCGGAACTGTCGGCGGGCGGGACGCTGGACGTGACCGGTACATCGGCGATCGGATCGCTGACCAAGCTGCGGGCCCAGTGCCGGGCGGCCAAGGAGCGGTTGTCGACCGTCACGGTCACCGCGTTGCCCACCGAGCTGCCCAACTTCCGCGGCGACGTCCGGCTCACGCGCACCGAGCTCGACGGTGCGATGGGCCATGCGCTGAACGACTTCGTCGCGGTCCTGCAGGACACGCTGGCCAGGAACGGGGTGCGGCCGAGCCACCTGGCCGCGGTGGCCTCGACCGGCGGCGGCGCGGCGATCCCGGTGATCACCACGAGCTTGTCCGAGCATCTGCGGGTTCCGGTGATCACCACTGCGCGCCCCGCTCTCACCGGCGCGATCGGCGGAGCGCTGCGGGCCGCCCGCGGGCCGGCCGACGACAGCGCGACCGCGCTGGCCCCGGCGGCCCCGGTCGTTCCGGTGGCGCCGTTCGAACCGGCGCCCGGCCCGGCCACCGGAGCCGCGCTGGCGTGGTCGGAGGCGCCCGACGTGCCGGACCTCGAGTCGGCGGTCGAACCGATGCCGCAGGCAGTCGACCGTCCGCTGCTCGATTTCGAGCCGGACCCCGAGCCTGAGGGGGCCGCGGCCGCGACGCCCGCGTGGTACCGGCGCCCGATGCCCGTGGTCGCCGCCGCGCTGTTGGTGATCCTGATGGCCGGTGCGGGAACGGCGGTCGCGCTGAGCGCCGACAGTAGTCCCGACCCCGTGACCCCCACCCCGAGCGTGACCACCACCCCGCAGGCCGCGCCGGCTCCGGCCGCGCCGACCGGCGACCCGACGTCTGCGCCGGTGCAGGACCAGGTGGTGCAGCAGGCTCCCGCGCCGCAGACGGTGGTGCAGGCGCCCGCGCCGGTGACCCAGACCCAAGTCGTGCAGGCGCCGCCTCCTCCGCCGGTCACCACCGAGGCGCCGCCTCCGCCGCCGGTCACCGAGACTCAGACGACGACCGTCGTCACGACCGAGGTGTCCACGCCGCCGCCGGTGACCCAGACCGAGACGCAGACTGTGGCACCACCGACACAGCAGCCTCAGCAGCCGCGGTTCATCCCGACGATTCCGCCGATCCCGACGATTCCCGGTCTGCCGCAGATATTTGTGCAGCCGCCGGGCTAG